Proteins found in one Macrobrachium nipponense isolate FS-2020 chromosome 35, ASM1510439v2, whole genome shotgun sequence genomic segment:
- the LOC135208466 gene encoding papilin-like, whose protein sequence is MTINSVVLLLVVASVSVNGQGVVPGIDNRCFEPVLTGVCRAYIPAFYFDPLSGSCDCFVYGGCQGNNNRFGTLEECHKTCSVRPELQFNTPACQRILGSKNPLASLTFSPHVTGATGLRAPDTAQPQPSQPEPAQPQPAQPEPTQPEPAQPQPTQTEAPQPKPAQTEAPSQPKPSQPAPSSSSLASKGVTGVIIGPNGIRPGTISIGQPIKIPSRTDDDNK, encoded by the coding sequence ATGACGATTAACAGTGTTGTTCTTCTATTAGTTGTTGCAAGTGTAAGTGTTAATGGACAAGGAGTCGTTCCAGGCATCGACAACAGATGCTTTGAGCCTGTTCTGACAGGTGTTTGCAGAGCTTATATTCCAGCGTTTTATTTTGACCCTCTGTCAGGATCTTGCGATTGTTTCGTTTATGGCGGATGCCAAGGGAATAACAACAGATTTGGAACACTTGAGGAGTGTCACAAGACTTGTTCCGTACGACCTGAGCTTCAGTTCAACACACCGGCTTGCCAAAGGATTTTGGGTTCGAAAAATCCACTGGCCTCCTTAACATTTTCTCCACATGTTACTGGAGCGACAGGCTTACGTGCACCTGACACAGCACAACCTCAACCATCTCAGCCTGAACCAGCCCAGCCTCAGCCAGCCCAGCCTGAACCAACTCAGCCTGAACCAGCGCAGCCTCAGCCAACCCAGACTGAGGCACCACAGCCCAAGCCAGCCCAAACTGAGGCACCATCACAACCTAAGCCATCCCAACCAGCACCTTCAAGCTCATCCTTGGCTAGTAAAGGTGTTACTGGAGTCATCATTGGACCAAATGGAATACGTCCAGGTACTATCAGCATCGGCCAGCCTATCAAGATCCCGTCCAGGACAGATGATGATAACAAATAG